One Carassius auratus strain Wakin chromosome 4, ASM336829v1, whole genome shotgun sequence DNA segment encodes these proteins:
- the LOC113061949 gene encoding zona pellucida sperm-binding protein 4-like, whose amino-acid sequence MMAVRWCLVQVLALCAFCHAGPQWRSSPQKSQVQMLQQADKRLQSNQQYSHRFPLQKPVAQAEPLDKCAVIDSEQIQCGQPGISATECEAIKCCSNGQQCYYGKAVTVQCIRDGQFVVVVAKDTTLPRLSLDSVHLLGSDPPCAPVGSTASFAIYQFPVSACGTRMMEDNGYVVYENQMTSSYEVGVGPLGSITRDSHFELLFQCRYYGSSVEALVVEVNTVPPPPPVAAPGPLRMELRLANGQCVTKGCAEGEEAYTSYYSDADYPVTKVLREPVYVEVRILERTDPNIALMLGHCWATSTPSPLSLPQWDLLVDGCPYRDDRYLTTLVPVTGSSGLQFPTHYKRFIVKMFTFVDQTSMAPLQETIFIHCSAAVCQLSSGSCQQSCNRKRRDTHDKTISSEQTVVSSREVTLVL is encoded by the exons ATGATGGCTGTAAGGTGGTGTTTGGTTCAAGTCCTGGCATTGTGTGCGTTCTGCCATGCTGGTCCACAGTGGCGTAGTTCACCCCAGAAATCTCAAGTTCAGATGCTTCAGCAAGCTGACAAGCGACTTCAGAGTAATCAGCAGTATTCCCACAggtttccacttcagaagccagtGGCACAAGCAGAGCCTCTTGATAAATGTGCTGTAATtgattctgagcagatccaatgtggACAACCTGGCATCAGTGCTACTGAGTGTGAAGCTATCAAATGCTGCTCTAATGGACAGCAGTGTTACTATGGGAAGGCAG TGACTGTCCAGTGTATaagagatggtcagtttgtggtagtggtaGCTAAAGATACTACACTGCCACGACTGAGTCTGGATTCAGTCCATCTACTGGGAAGTGACCCACCATGTGCTCCTGTGGGATCCACAGCTTCCTTTGCTATATACCAGTTTCCTGTGTCTGCCTGTGGCACGAGAATGATG GAGGACAATGGTTATGTCGTGTATGAGAACCAGATGACCTCCTCGTATGAAGTGGGGGTTGGACCACTTGGATCCATCACAAGGGACAGCCATTTTGA GCTTCTCTTTCAGTGTAGGTACTACGGTAGTTCTGTGGAAGCTCTAGTTGTGGAAGTCAACAccgttcctccacctccaccagtagctgcCCCTGGACCCCTCAGGATGGAGCTTAGACTGGCCAATGGCCAATGTGTCACTAAAGGGTGTGCAGAAG GGGAAGAGGCCTACACATCCTACTACAGTGACGCTGACTATCCTGTCACAAAAGTCCTGCGAGAGCCAGTGTATGTTGAGGTGCGCATTTtggagaggactgaccccaacattgcCCTGATGTTGGGACACTGTTGGGCAACTTCAACCCCGAGTCCACTCAGTCTgccccagtgggaccttctggTTGATGG ATGCCCCTACCGGGATGATCGTTACTTGACCACGTTGGTGCCGGTGACCGGATCAtctggtcttcagttcccaacACACTACAAGCGCTTTattgtgaagatgttcacatttgtagatcAAACCTCAATGGCTCCTCTCCAGGAAACT ATCTTTATACACTGTAGTGCAGCGGTATGTCAGCTTTCTTCTGGCTCCTGTCAGCAAAGCTGCAACCGGAAAC GCAGAGACACCCATGACAAGACCATCTCTAGTGAGCAGACCGTGGTATCTAGCAGAGAAGTTACTCTGGTCCTGTAA